In Vanacampus margaritifer isolate UIUO_Vmar chromosome 9, RoL_Vmar_1.0, whole genome shotgun sequence, the following proteins share a genomic window:
- the LOC144057645 gene encoding protein LYRIC-like, producing the protein MEQWRDAASQQAELLSSRVTELLSKGQEFLRTELGVDLPIKPELIPPWVILLATCTGFVLMLVVWASLCQALFKKRPATTVVEDTVEVKRSASKLVKSEEPKKRKKKTEKAPQPNGRAVNEEVQEEDAIVSDDRVPHQQPPPPQTKNEKAVETKKSKKKAKPAVKNTVTAVGKEPEEGTWETKVSNKEKREQRKKDKSSSDGSASPGGGGGGGTPVSATPEQRKASAATPPANHKKKKGESSKVSADKVNAAVSQVNKNEAQSVAAGVADSQAVKVPHTVAPKTQGPWTAKREAAPMWKTDIDDSWTVIDRVPADLVSFTKVGVGAAEPQLVDNVPWISQPKVDNEWSGFNGGSADPGSDWNAPSEVWGNYEESTPQPTPVQAQPRSKPAKSNLLSRAAEEDEDEKDNGETADGATKNKKKRKKKKKAAEEGEIGQAEVPEKKVEPTTLLKDEKKKKKPKQQPPVQEHFAAAVEVQLERPAKGSASAKPLATQVPLKQPEGRATALVNFPAPTQQQKPEESQAAKLSKKKKARRET; encoded by the exons ATGGAACAGTGGAGGGACGCGGCCTCTCAACAGGCCGAGCTGCTTTCATCTCGCGTCACCGAATTGTTGTCCAAAGGCCAGGAGTTTTTGCGAACCGAGCTCGGTGTGGATCTGCCGATCAAGCCCGAGCTCATTCCGCCATGGGTGATCCTCCTTGCGACGTGCACCGGCTTCGTGCTGATGCTCGTGGTGTGGGCCTCGTTGTGCCAGGCTCTGTTCAAGAAACGGCCTGCGACCACCGTCGTGGAGGACACCGTCGAGGTGAAACGAAGTGCCAGTAAACTAGTCAAATCAGAGGAGccgaagaagaggaagaaaaagacgGAAAAGGCAC CCCAGCCAAATGGCAGAGCTGTCAATGAGGAGGTCCAGGAAGAAGACGCCATAGTTAGTGACGATAGAGTGCCACATCAACAGCCCCCTCCTCCTCAAACCAAGAATGAAAAAGCTGTCGAG ACAAAGAAGTCAAAGAAGAAAGCCAAACCGGCAGTGAAGAACACAGTGACAGCTGTCGGGAAAGAGCCGGAGGAAG GTACATGGGAGACTAAGGTCAGCAACAAAGAAAAACGTGAACAACGCAAGAAGGACAAAAGTTCCAGCGATGGCTCCGCCAGTCCtggtggcggcggtggcggcggcacTCCTGTGAGCGCTACTCCAGAGCAGCGCAAGGCCTCAGCAGCTACCCCTCCTGCCAAccataagaagaaaaaag GAGAGTCATCGAAAGTGTCAGCAGATAAAGTTAATGCCGCTGTATCTCAAG TTAACAAGAATGAGGCACAGTCAGTAGCAGCAGGTGTGGCTGACAGTCAAGCGGTCAAGGTTCCTCACACCGTTGCTCCAAAGACTCAAGGCCCGTGGACTGCCAAAAGAGAAGCAGCGCCAATGTGGAAGACTGACATTGATG ATTCATGGACTGTGATTGATAGGGTTCCAGCCGATCTCGTTTCCTTTACTAAAGTGGGTGTTGGCGCAGCCG agCCGCAGCTGGTGGATAATGTGCCATGGATCAGTCAGCCCAAAGTAGATAATGAGTGGTCCGGATTCA ATGGTGGTTCAGCAGATCCTGGCTCTGACTGGAATGCCCCCTCAGAAGTTTGGGGCAACTATGAGGAGTCCACACCTCAGCCTACTCCTGTTCAGGCGCAGCCTCGAAGCAAGCCCGCTAAATCTAATCTACTGAGCAGGGCTGCT gaggaggatgaagatgaaAAGGACAATGGAGAAACTGCTGACGGAGCAACTAAGAataaaaagaagaggaagaaaaagaaaaaggctgcGGAAGAGGGAGAAATAGGCCAG GCTGAAGTGCCAGAGAAGAAAGTAGAACCTACAACCTTATTGAAGGacgagaaaaagaagaagaaaccaaAGCAGCAGCCGCCTGTTCAGGAGcattttgctgctgctgttgag GTGCAGTTGGAGCGACCAGCAAAGGGCAGCGCATCTGCGAAACCTCTTGCCACACAAGTGCCACTGAAGCAACCCGAGGGGCGTGCCACTGCTCTCGTCAACTTTCCTGCTCCAACACAACAGC aaaaaccAGAGGAAAGCCAGGCCGCCAAGctgtcaaagaagaagaaggcacGAAGGGAGACATGA